In the genome of Streptomyces racemochromogenes, one region contains:
- the rraA gene encoding ribonuclease E activity regulator RraA has translation MSPTPIPTADLYDEHGEDLGICAVQFRRIGGRHLYAGPVRTVRCHEDNALLRELLHTPGEGAVLVVDGGGSLRTALVGDLIAGAAHASGWAGLIVNGAVRDSVALGALDLGVQALGTCPRKSGKTGEGAVDEPVTIGGVTFRPGDTVYVDDDGVVVLPAAH, from the coding sequence ATGAGCCCCACCCCGATCCCCACCGCCGACCTGTACGACGAGCACGGCGAGGACCTCGGCATCTGCGCCGTCCAGTTCCGCCGGATCGGCGGCCGGCACCTGTACGCCGGACCCGTGCGCACCGTCCGCTGCCACGAGGACAACGCCCTGCTGCGCGAGCTCCTCCACACCCCCGGCGAAGGCGCCGTCCTCGTCGTCGACGGCGGCGGCTCCCTGCGCACCGCACTGGTCGGCGACCTCATCGCCGGCGCCGCCCACGCCTCCGGCTGGGCCGGGCTGATCGTCAACGGCGCCGTCCGCGACAGCGTCGCCCTCGGCGCCCTGGACCTCGGCGTCCAGGCGCTCGGCACCTGCCCGCGCAAGAGCGGCAAGACCGGCGAGGGCGCCGTCGACGAGCCCGTCACCATCGGCGGGGTCACCTTCCGCCCGGGCGACACCGTGTACGTGGACGACGACGGCGTCGTGGTCCTGCCCGCCGCGCACTGA
- a CDS encoding GlsB/YeaQ/YmgE family stress response membrane protein, with amino-acid sequence MGIIGWIILGLLAGGIAKILLPGRDPGGFIVTTLIGVAGAFIGGWLSAKFLDRPIQAQFFDLATWGSAIVGSLVLLVGYRVLFGNSRR; translated from the coding sequence ATGGGCATCATCGGCTGGATCATCCTGGGCCTGCTGGCCGGCGGCATAGCCAAGATCCTGCTCCCCGGCCGCGACCCGGGCGGCTTCATCGTCACCACCCTCATCGGCGTGGCCGGCGCCTTCATCGGCGGCTGGCTCTCCGCGAAGTTCCTCGACCGCCCGATCCAGGCCCAGTTCTTCGACCTCGCCACCTGGGGCTCGGCCATCGTCGGCTCCCTCGTCCTGCTCGTCGGCTACCGCGTCCTCTTCGGCAACTCCCGCCGCTGA
- a CDS encoding phosphatase PAP2 family protein gives MTSQTTPDRPPAGKSDSRRRLIRELLLVAGLFAAYKAGRTLSTGRTDEAFRNAARVWDAERALHLPGEGAVQRLLLHSDAVVHTANTYYAAVHFPATALFLVWLYLRRPGHYLWTRRVLAVLTAAALVLHLSFPLAPPRMLDAARLVDTAQVYGPSVYGTAPEADTMANQFAAMPSLHFGWALMLALGMIAATRSRWRALWLLHPLVTLLVVVGTANHYWIDAAVATLLLGAALLLVPRPAPADAAPPVRGLPRPRPAPDAAPDAAGHPAPAPVPAGGDR, from the coding sequence ATGACCTCCCAGACCACACCGGACCGGCCACCGGCCGGGAAGAGCGACTCACGCCGGCGGCTCATACGCGAGCTGCTGCTCGTCGCGGGACTGTTCGCCGCCTACAAGGCGGGCCGGACGCTCTCGACGGGCCGCACCGACGAGGCCTTCCGCAACGCCGCCCGGGTGTGGGACGCCGAACGCGCCCTGCACCTGCCCGGAGAGGGCGCCGTCCAGCGGCTGCTGCTCCACTCCGACGCCGTCGTCCACACCGCCAACACGTACTACGCGGCCGTGCACTTCCCGGCGACCGCCCTGTTCCTGGTCTGGCTGTACCTGCGCCGCCCCGGGCACTACCTGTGGACCCGCCGCGTGCTCGCCGTCCTCACCGCCGCCGCCCTCGTGCTGCACCTCTCCTTCCCGCTCGCGCCGCCCCGGATGCTGGACGCCGCACGGCTCGTGGACACCGCCCAGGTGTACGGGCCGAGCGTCTACGGAACCGCCCCGGAAGCCGACACCATGGCCAACCAGTTCGCCGCGATGCCCTCGCTGCACTTCGGCTGGGCACTGATGCTGGCCCTCGGGATGATCGCCGCGACCCGGTCCCGGTGGCGCGCCCTGTGGCTGCTGCACCCGCTGGTGACCCTGCTCGTCGTCGTGGGCACCGCCAACCACTACTGGATCGACGCCGCCGTCGCCACCCTGCTGCTGGGCGCGGCCCTGCTGCTGGTCCCGCGCCCGGCCCCCGCCGACGCCGCGCCACCGGTACGGGGCCTGCCGCGCCCCCGCCCGGCACCCGACGCCGCACCCGACGCCGCGGGCCACCCCGCTCCCGCGCCCGTCCCCGCCGGAGGCGACCGGTGA
- a CDS encoding TetR/AcrR family transcriptional regulator: MTSTPQGPARRSKISPEREQEFYDVVLDQLREHGYEALTMEGIAARACCGKSTLYRQWRTKPRLVAAALRAGRTRRGERTLADVDTGTLAGDLREAARIAAGTSGPDTRLTQALGVAVFADEELQAALREALAEPELAAFDAIVERAVARGELAADHPAVEFLPAQLMGVLRIRPVLEGRYADADYLVRFVDAALLPALGIGPPNP, translated from the coding sequence ATGACGTCGACGCCGCAGGGCCCCGCGCGCCGCTCCAAGATCAGCCCGGAGCGCGAGCAGGAGTTCTACGACGTCGTCCTCGACCAGCTGCGCGAGCACGGCTACGAGGCCCTGACCATGGAGGGAATCGCCGCCCGGGCCTGCTGCGGGAAGTCCACGCTCTACCGGCAGTGGCGGACCAAGCCCCGGCTCGTCGCCGCCGCCCTGCGCGCGGGCCGCACCCGGCGCGGGGAGCGGACCCTGGCGGACGTGGACACCGGGACCCTCGCCGGGGACCTCCGCGAGGCCGCCCGGATCGCGGCCGGCACCTCGGGCCCCGACACCCGGCTCACCCAGGCGCTCGGGGTGGCCGTCTTCGCCGACGAGGAGCTCCAGGCGGCGCTGCGCGAGGCGCTGGCGGAGCCCGAGCTGGCGGCCTTCGACGCGATCGTCGAGCGGGCCGTGGCGCGCGGGGAGCTCGCCGCGGACCACCCGGCCGTGGAGTTCCTGCCGGCGCAGCTGATGGGCGTCCTGCGGATCCGGCCCGTGCTGGAGGGCCGGTACGCGGACGCCGACTACCTGGTCAGGTTCGTGGACGCGGCGCTGCTGCCCGCGCTGGGCATCGGCCCGCCGAACCCCTGA
- a CDS encoding TerD family protein has protein sequence MSGVRKSLARVEIALRWDPSPAGTPANDLDIVAAVYGAADPYGEPVYLVHFGSRAPDGTITLARDSRTGQGFGFDEVMTLELDRLAPELGRVVVGVVIQDAGSAAAPDRKTFAAVGGTGLRVREGYTDLATTDFAELAGATAATVAEFTRDGAGGWTLDARTRGFDADPQEYARVMGAVRG, from the coding sequence GTGAGCGGAGTACGCAAGAGCCTGGCCAGGGTGGAGATAGCGCTGCGCTGGGACCCCAGCCCCGCGGGCACGCCCGCGAACGACCTGGACATCGTCGCGGCCGTGTACGGCGCCGCGGACCCGTACGGGGAGCCCGTCTACCTCGTCCACTTCGGCAGCCGCGCCCCCGACGGGACCATCACCCTGGCCCGGGACAGCCGCACCGGCCAGGGCTTCGGCTTCGACGAGGTGATGACGCTCGAACTGGACCGGCTGGCGCCCGAGCTGGGCCGGGTGGTGGTCGGCGTGGTGATCCAGGACGCAGGGTCCGCCGCGGCGCCGGACCGCAAGACCTTCGCCGCCGTCGGCGGCACGGGGCTGCGCGTCCGCGAGGGGTACACCGACCTCGCCACGACCGACTTCGCGGAGCTCGCCGGGGCCACGGCGGCCACCGTCGCCGAGTTCACCCGGGACGGCGCGGGCGGCTGGACGCTGGACGCGCGCACGCGCGGCTTCGACGCGGACCCGCAGGAGTACGCCCGGGTCATGGGCGCGGTACGCGGCTGA
- a CDS encoding vWA domain-containing protein — MDVPLDRARLLAARYAAAEARPYLASALYALTVVPSPGPSGVRTMGVDRHWRCYVAPEFVARTPVPELSGVWIHEVAHLLRDHHGRADRLPPADQRDPVRINIAQDCEINDDLLADGLVLPAGRMEPGRFGLPEGGMFEGYLPGIPPTPPHAVDCGSGAHGRQAPWELGGGDGTARIGPVEAEALRRQTAQAVRAHLRSRGRGSVPAGWERWAEQVLEPAVDWRRALSGAVREAAAWAAGAVDYTYRRPSRRTPALGGRVVLPSLRRPLPRVAVVIDTSGSMGDAELAAALAEVTGVLREVGVGGNRVTVLACDADVHAVSRVASAGEVTLAGGGGTDMRVGIAAALARPDRPSIVVVLTDGHTPWPAQPPSCRLIAALIGARAPRPPGWVETVRLDPAEPGR; from the coding sequence GTGGACGTCCCGCTCGACCGGGCCAGGCTGCTCGCCGCCCGCTATGCGGCCGCCGAGGCCCGGCCCTACCTCGCCTCCGCCCTGTACGCGCTGACCGTCGTCCCCTCCCCGGGCCCGTCCGGGGTGCGGACGATGGGCGTCGACCGGCACTGGCGCTGCTACGTGGCGCCGGAGTTCGTGGCACGCACCCCCGTCCCCGAACTGTCCGGGGTGTGGATCCACGAGGTGGCCCACCTGCTGCGCGACCACCACGGGCGCGCCGACCGGCTGCCGCCCGCCGACCAGCGCGACCCGGTCCGGATCAACATCGCCCAGGACTGCGAGATCAACGACGACCTCCTCGCCGACGGCCTGGTCCTGCCGGCCGGCCGCATGGAGCCGGGTCGGTTCGGCCTGCCGGAGGGCGGGATGTTCGAGGGCTACCTGCCCGGCATCCCGCCGACGCCCCCGCACGCCGTGGACTGCGGCTCCGGCGCGCACGGCAGGCAGGCGCCCTGGGAACTCGGCGGCGGCGACGGCACGGCCCGGATCGGCCCGGTCGAGGCGGAGGCCCTGCGCCGCCAGACCGCCCAGGCCGTACGCGCCCACCTGCGCTCGCGGGGCCGGGGGAGCGTGCCCGCCGGTTGGGAGCGCTGGGCGGAGCAGGTGCTGGAGCCGGCCGTCGACTGGCGGCGCGCCCTGTCGGGGGCGGTGCGGGAGGCCGCCGCCTGGGCCGCGGGGGCGGTGGACTACACCTACCGGCGGCCCTCGCGCCGCACGCCCGCGCTGGGCGGCCGGGTGGTGCTGCCGAGCCTGCGCCGGCCGCTGCCCCGGGTGGCGGTCGTCATCGACACCTCGGGCTCCATGGGCGACGCGGAACTCGCCGCCGCCCTCGCCGAGGTCACCGGGGTGCTGCGCGAGGTCGGCGTGGGCGGCAACCGGGTCACCGTCCTCGCCTGCGACGCCGACGTGCACGCCGTGAGCCGGGTCGCCAGTGCCGGGGAGGTGACCCTGGCCGGGGGCGGCGGCACCGACATGCGGGTGGGCATCGCGGCCGCGCTGGCCCGGCCGGACCGGCCCTCGATCGTGGTCGTGCTGACCGACGGCCACACCCCCTGGCCCGCGCAGCCCCCGTCCTGCCGGCTGATCGCCGCACTGATCGGGGCGCGGGCACCCCGGCCCCCGGGCTGGGTGGAGACCGTACGCCTGGACCCGGCCGAACCGGGCCGCTGA
- a CDS encoding sigma 54-interacting transcriptional regulator: protein MSTAPPPALAAADELGARLGATRTEPAANHQLEALALAVTANQPVLLWGEPGIGKSAGMQRLAASLGVALETVVASVHEPSDFAGLPIVGDDPATTGVPMAPPDWAVRLARTGHGLLFFDELSSAPPAVQAALLRVVLERRVGSLELPASVRIVAAANPPASAADGWHLSAPLANRFVHLDWTHDPRTVARGMAGTWPETVLPAVNPARSAGAVARARGAVSGFLTARPGLVHHMPDDAEARGRAWPSPRTWEMALRLLATGYAAGAGREALSAALTGAVGDGAGLELLTYLEHLDLPDPERVLADPAAFALPERGDRQLAFLIAVVAAVQAEPTRPRWEAGWEVLAKAVDAGVPDVAARAAADLAAMRDLSWPVPAGIDAFVELLQLAGALPGAR from the coding sequence ATGAGCACCGCACCCCCGCCCGCGCTGGCCGCCGCCGACGAGCTCGGCGCCCGCCTCGGCGCCACCCGTACCGAGCCCGCCGCCAACCACCAGCTGGAGGCCCTCGCCCTCGCGGTGACGGCCAATCAGCCCGTCCTGCTCTGGGGCGAACCCGGCATCGGCAAGTCCGCCGGCATGCAACGGCTCGCCGCGTCCCTCGGGGTCGCCCTGGAGACCGTCGTCGCCAGCGTCCACGAGCCCTCCGACTTCGCCGGCCTGCCGATCGTCGGCGACGACCCCGCCACCACCGGCGTGCCCATGGCCCCGCCGGACTGGGCGGTGCGCCTGGCCCGCACCGGACACGGCCTGCTCTTCTTCGACGAGCTCTCCTCCGCCCCGCCCGCCGTACAGGCCGCCCTGCTGCGCGTGGTCCTCGAACGCCGGGTCGGCAGCCTGGAACTGCCCGCCTCCGTACGCATCGTCGCTGCCGCCAACCCGCCCGCCAGCGCGGCCGACGGCTGGCACCTCAGCGCGCCCCTCGCCAACCGCTTCGTCCACCTCGACTGGACGCACGACCCGCGCACCGTGGCCCGCGGCATGGCCGGGACCTGGCCCGAGACCGTCCTCCCCGCGGTGAACCCCGCCCGCTCCGCCGGTGCGGTCGCCCGCGCCCGGGGCGCGGTGTCCGGCTTCCTCACCGCCCGCCCCGGTCTGGTCCACCACATGCCGGACGACGCCGAGGCCCGGGGCAGGGCCTGGCCCTCCCCGCGCACCTGGGAGATGGCGCTGCGCCTGCTGGCCACCGGCTACGCGGCCGGCGCGGGCCGCGAGGCGCTGTCCGCCGCCCTCACCGGGGCCGTCGGCGACGGAGCCGGCCTGGAACTGCTGACCTACCTGGAGCACCTGGACCTGCCCGACCCGGAGCGGGTGCTGGCCGACCCCGCGGCCTTCGCGCTGCCCGAGCGCGGGGACCGGCAGCTGGCCTTCCTCATCGCGGTCGTCGCCGCCGTCCAGGCGGAGCCCACCCGCCCCCGCTGGGAGGCCGGCTGGGAGGTCCTCGCCAAGGCCGTCGACGCGGGCGTGCCCGACGTGGCCGCGCGGGCCGCCGCCGACCTCGCGGCGATGCGCGACCTGTCCTGGCCCGTCCCCGCGGGGATCGACGCCTTCGTGGAACTGCTCCAGCTGGCCGGGGCCCTGCCCGGCGCCCGCTGA
- a CDS encoding ankyrin repeat domain-containing protein yields MSENARTTPPGGLPPEDAAAWQRIRRYAVPARMIERATAHRLAGDWRAACAAAGTETTVDPAALAAEHGSAVAAAVTEDLRHFAPDLLRWHLPRVLGGRTVVAPNRRVVLARYGTGSDAPVLYVTTRAMVDGPQRLRLHCAPVDPHARRHSYASWVTEDWTRARWFWDARHTAELRASAGPADRIPFFHPDGTPLREDELPTADPGPADPAGRAEWAAVLQWRGESVEAFAAAGIALDLTLPPNAYRWSDAVAALKGAALDPALLAAGVRRLAAAGAGDRFTFAPHWRCMLLVEPAGPDGALRARLVDSSEVRDVPRLPDQAWRPLPDLHLVRTGRTAPRELHPLVTAALFPAAGPAGGPPGPAAPRTVRVRCVGEWHEVRSRGGVLELPHSAEEQQRERALRAFGGEVAGCFAVREAWACGKGRLPRALRAERRELFERVQHGDTAGVLALLDAGLDPRVRNGRGQGLLHLLPFVRHEELLPRLLEAGLGLEEQDDFERTPLQSAVQNGGTASLVRALLAAGARTDVVDDMELSLGQVVSRYKRTDLTFLKELVEERHPGINFEEYDEFMAERAEWGDFEDDDYEEDGYAETGDPAADGSGPGVSGPGVSGAAGPEADEPGAAGDSGAGGARTAAGSAGDGEVRA; encoded by the coding sequence GTGAGCGAGAACGCCCGCACCACACCGCCCGGCGGGCTCCCGCCCGAGGACGCGGCGGCCTGGCAGCGGATCCGCCGCTACGCCGTGCCCGCCCGCATGATCGAGCGGGCCACCGCACACCGCCTGGCCGGGGACTGGCGCGCCGCCTGCGCCGCCGCCGGCACGGAGACCACCGTCGACCCGGCCGCGCTCGCCGCGGAACACGGCTCCGCCGTCGCCGCCGCGGTCACGGAGGACCTGCGCCACTTCGCCCCCGACCTGCTGCGCTGGCACCTGCCCCGGGTCCTGGGCGGCCGCACCGTCGTCGCCCCCAACCGCCGCGTCGTACTGGCCCGCTACGGCACCGGCTCCGACGCGCCCGTCCTGTACGTCACCACCCGCGCCATGGTGGACGGCCCCCAGCGGCTGCGGCTGCACTGCGCCCCCGTCGACCCGCACGCACGGCGCCACTCCTACGCCTCCTGGGTCACCGAGGACTGGACCCGGGCCCGCTGGTTCTGGGACGCCCGGCACACCGCCGAGCTGCGCGCCAGCGCCGGCCCGGCCGACCGGATCCCCTTCTTCCACCCCGACGGCACCCCGCTGCGCGAGGACGAGCTGCCCACCGCCGACCCCGGCCCCGCCGACCCCGCCGGGCGGGCGGAGTGGGCCGCCGTCCTCCAGTGGCGCGGCGAGAGCGTGGAGGCCTTCGCCGCCGCCGGGATCGCGCTCGACCTGACCCTCCCGCCGAACGCCTACCGCTGGAGCGACGCCGTCGCCGCGCTGAAGGGCGCCGCGCTGGACCCGGCCCTGCTCGCCGCCGGGGTACGCCGCCTCGCCGCGGCCGGCGCGGGCGACCGGTTCACGTTCGCCCCGCACTGGCGCTGCATGCTGCTGGTGGAACCCGCCGGCCCCGACGGCGCGCTGCGGGCCCGGCTCGTGGACTCCTCCGAGGTGCGCGACGTGCCCCGGCTGCCCGACCAGGCCTGGCGGCCGCTGCCCGACCTCCACCTCGTACGCACCGGCCGGACCGCCCCGCGCGAGCTGCACCCCCTCGTCACCGCCGCCCTCTTCCCCGCCGCCGGACCGGCCGGCGGGCCGCCCGGCCCCGCCGCGCCCCGGACCGTCCGGGTGCGCTGCGTCGGCGAGTGGCACGAGGTGCGCTCCCGGGGCGGCGTGCTCGAACTCCCGCACAGCGCCGAGGAGCAGCAGCGCGAGCGCGCCCTGCGGGCCTTCGGCGGCGAGGTCGCCGGCTGCTTCGCCGTCCGCGAGGCCTGGGCCTGTGGCAAGGGCCGGCTGCCGCGCGCCCTGCGCGCCGAGCGGCGGGAGCTGTTCGAGCGCGTCCAGCACGGCGACACCGCCGGGGTGCTCGCGCTCCTCGACGCGGGGCTGGACCCGCGGGTGCGCAACGGCAGGGGCCAGGGGCTGCTGCACCTGCTGCCCTTCGTACGGCACGAGGAGCTGCTGCCCAGGCTGCTGGAGGCCGGACTCGGCCTGGAGGAGCAGGACGACTTCGAACGCACCCCGCTGCAGTCCGCCGTCCAGAACGGCGGTACCGCGTCCCTGGTCCGGGCGCTCCTCGCGGCCGGCGCCCGTACCGATGTCGTCGACGACATGGAGCTGTCCCTGGGCCAGGTGGTGTCCCGCTACAAGCGGACCGACCTGACCTTCCTGAAGGAACTCGTCGAGGAGCGCCACCCCGGCATCAACTTCGAGGAGTACGACGAGTTCATGGCCGAGCGCGCCGAATGGGGCGACTTCGAGGACGACGACTACGAAGAGGACGGCTACGCCGAGACGGGTGACCCGGCCGCGGACGGCTCCGGCCCGGGCGTCTCCGGCCCGGGCGTCTCCGGGGCCGCCGGTCCGGAGGCCGACGAGCCGGGAGCGGCCGGCGACTCGGGAGCGGGGGGCGCGCGCACCGCGGCCGGTTCCGCCGGTGACGGGGAGGTCCGGGCATGA
- a CDS encoding gala protein, giving the protein MTRPTPVRCPAIEHPDLPLADPADLGPLLARLGQERPVEADETFPLGTLRPDGRVDLCKQGLGPAGTARLLPVALTSPHAAHLLLGTNSLTDGGARTLATALAGADGRHGVHTLYLGCNRIGPDGALALAAALADDTAVRALWLKRNPLHEDGARTLAALLRRNTALRTLDLVNTGIGADGVRLLLDALRDREAPLERVFLGGNGLTAEAAPLLAALIREAGVRELYVPANHLGDEGTAVIAAAAAEAGPARPVRLGLGGNGIGVAGARALADALGGIEALDLGRTMSERSLGSAGNETGDEGAYALAAALPGSPLRRLELRHTGITGRGARSLLAALPENAPLEHVGLGPGTPRRLKRSFAERLRPARASHPDLRAIGSVYR; this is encoded by the coding sequence ATGACACGGCCGACGCCCGTACGGTGCCCCGCAATCGAGCACCCGGACCTGCCCCTGGCCGACCCCGCGGACCTCGGCCCGCTGCTCGCCCGCCTCGGGCAGGAGCGCCCCGTCGAGGCCGACGAGACCTTCCCCCTCGGCACCCTGCGCCCCGACGGCCGCGTCGATCTCTGCAAGCAGGGCCTCGGCCCCGCCGGCACGGCCCGGCTGCTGCCCGTTGCCCTGACCTCCCCGCACGCCGCGCACCTGCTCCTCGGCACCAACTCCCTGACCGACGGGGGCGCCCGCACCCTCGCGACGGCCCTCGCCGGCGCCGACGGCCGCCACGGGGTGCACACCCTCTACCTCGGCTGCAACCGCATCGGCCCCGACGGCGCGCTCGCCCTCGCCGCAGCCCTCGCGGACGACACCGCCGTCCGCGCCCTCTGGCTCAAGCGCAACCCCCTCCACGAGGACGGCGCCCGCACCCTCGCCGCGCTGCTGCGCCGCAACACCGCGCTGCGCACCCTCGACCTCGTCAACACCGGCATCGGCGCCGACGGCGTACGCCTCCTGCTGGACGCCCTCCGCGACCGCGAGGCACCCCTGGAACGGGTCTTCCTCGGCGGCAACGGGCTCACCGCCGAAGCCGCCCCGCTGCTCGCCGCCCTCATCCGCGAGGCCGGGGTCCGCGAACTGTACGTCCCGGCCAACCACCTCGGCGACGAAGGCACGGCCGTCATCGCCGCCGCGGCCGCCGAAGCCGGCCCCGCACGCCCCGTCCGCCTCGGCCTCGGCGGCAACGGCATCGGCGTCGCCGGAGCACGCGCCCTCGCCGACGCCCTCGGCGGCATCGAGGCCCTCGACCTCGGCCGCACCATGTCCGAGCGCAGCCTCGGCTCCGCCGGCAACGAGACCGGCGACGAAGGCGCGTACGCCCTGGCCGCCGCCCTGCCCGGCAGCCCGCTGCGCCGCCTGGAGCTGCGCCACACCGGCATCACCGGGCGCGGGGCCAGGAGCCTGCTCGCCGCCCTGCCCGAGAACGCCCCGCTGGAGCACGTCGGCCTGGGCCCCGGCACCCCCCGCCGCCTCAAGCGCTCCTTCGCCGAACGGCTGCGCCCCGCCCGGGCCTCCCACCCGGACCTGCGGGCCATCGGGAGCGTGTACCGGTGA
- a CDS encoding glutamate ABC transporter substrate-binding protein, with product MKVPKAGAVATVIALAATASGCGGEAPKEPISIGIKFDQPGIGMREPDGTFTGFDVDVATYIAKELGYKANEIEFKQVYSSDRELLIQYNEVKFVAASYTINDKRREKVEFAGPYFVAHQDLMIRADDNSITKAEDLNNKRLCTVSGSTSAENIRKNLAPKASVLELGGYSECLVAIRDNTADAMTTDNSILAGYAARKENAGKFKLLGLNMSNENYGIGLKKGDNDLQRKINTAITKMVSDGSWEAAVKKNFGPANYKYEPAPQVTTGH from the coding sequence ATGAAGGTTCCCAAGGCCGGTGCGGTCGCCACGGTGATCGCCCTCGCCGCCACCGCCTCCGGCTGCGGCGGTGAGGCCCCCAAGGAGCCCATCTCCATCGGCATCAAGTTCGACCAGCCCGGCATCGGGATGCGCGAGCCCGACGGCACCTTCACCGGTTTCGACGTCGACGTGGCCACCTACATCGCCAAGGAGCTCGGCTACAAGGCGAACGAGATCGAGTTCAAGCAGGTCTACAGCTCGGACCGGGAACTGCTGATCCAGTACAACGAGGTCAAGTTCGTCGCCGCGAGCTACACGATCAACGACAAGCGCCGTGAGAAGGTCGAGTTCGCCGGACCCTACTTCGTCGCCCACCAGGACCTGATGATCCGCGCCGACGACAACTCGATCACCAAGGCCGAGGACCTGAACAACAAGCGGCTGTGCACGGTGAGCGGCTCCACCTCCGCCGAGAACATCCGCAAGAACCTGGCACCGAAGGCGAGCGTCCTGGAGCTCGGCGGCTACTCGGAGTGCCTCGTGGCCATCCGGGACAACACCGCCGACGCGATGACCACCGACAACTCCATCCTCGCCGGGTACGCGGCGCGCAAGGAGAACGCGGGCAAGTTCAAGCTGCTCGGGCTGAACATGAGCAACGAGAACTACGGCATCGGCCTCAAGAAGGGCGACAACGACCTTCAGCGGAAGATCAACACGGCGATCACCAAGATGGTCTCCGACGGCTCCTGGGAAGCGGCCGTGAAGAAGAACTTCGGCCCGGCCAACTACAAGTACGAGCCGGCCCCCCAGGTCACGACCGGCCACTGA
- a CDS encoding DJ-1/PfpI family protein, which translates to MAVKILIVTGDAAESLEVLYPYQRLREEGYEVHIAAPAVKKLRFVVHDFEEGFDTYTEKPGYTWPADIAFADVDPAEYAAVVVPGGRAPEYLRNDPEVRRILAAFARDDKPVAQICHGPLITAASGGLDGRRVTAYPALEPDMKAAGATFRDSEAVVDGTLVSARAWPDHPAWMREFLTVLRGKAPLA; encoded by the coding sequence ATGGCAGTGAAGATCCTCATCGTGACCGGCGACGCGGCGGAGTCCCTGGAGGTGCTCTACCCGTACCAGCGCCTGCGGGAGGAGGGGTACGAGGTGCACATCGCGGCGCCCGCGGTCAAGAAGCTGCGGTTCGTGGTGCACGACTTCGAGGAGGGCTTCGACACCTACACCGAGAAGCCCGGCTACACCTGGCCCGCCGACATCGCCTTCGCGGACGTGGACCCCGCCGAGTACGCGGCCGTCGTCGTCCCCGGCGGGCGGGCGCCGGAGTACCTGCGCAACGACCCGGAGGTGCGGCGGATCCTGGCCGCCTTCGCGAGGGACGACAAGCCGGTCGCGCAGATCTGCCACGGCCCGCTGATCACCGCGGCGAGCGGCGGCCTGGACGGGCGCCGGGTCACGGCCTATCCGGCGCTGGAGCCCGACATGAAGGCGGCCGGGGCCACCTTCCGGGACTCCGAGGCCGTCGTCGACGGCACCCTCGTCTCGGCCCGTGCCTGGCCCGACCACCCCGCCTGGATGCGGGAGTTCCTGACCGTGCTGCGCGGCAAGGCGCCGCTCGCGTAG
- a CDS encoding endonuclease I family protein — MRISRTAPWAAGLAAAALLLIPASATAGQHRATADTAQAAPQAYPVTVDDYYAPAAGKTGAALKTALHDIIKTQSKVTYDGVWNALKVTDQDPANPNNVILVYSGRSQSKSTNGGGVDDWNREHVWAKSHGDFGTATGPGTDLHHLRPEDVTVNSTRGNKDFDMGGSPVAQAPGSFTDADSFEPRDAVKGDVARMLLYMAVRYDGGDGFADLELNDRVNNGTAPLFGRISLLKQWNQMDPPDAFEKRRNQVIYDTYQHNRNPFIDHPEWVNSIW, encoded by the coding sequence ATGAGAATCTCCCGTACCGCCCCCTGGGCCGCCGGGCTCGCCGCGGCCGCGCTGCTCCTCATACCGGCCAGCGCCACCGCCGGCCAGCACCGCGCCACCGCCGACACCGCGCAGGCCGCTCCCCAGGCCTACCCGGTCACCGTCGACGACTACTACGCGCCCGCGGCGGGCAAGACCGGTGCCGCGCTGAAGACCGCGCTGCACGACATCATCAAGACCCAGTCCAAGGTCACCTACGACGGCGTGTGGAACGCGCTGAAGGTGACGGACCAGGACCCCGCGAACCCGAACAACGTCATCCTGGTCTACTCGGGCCGCTCCCAGTCCAAGTCCACCAACGGCGGCGGGGTCGACGACTGGAACCGCGAGCACGTCTGGGCCAAGAGCCACGGCGACTTCGGCACCGCCACCGGGCCGGGCACCGACCTGCACCACCTGCGTCCCGAGGACGTCACCGTCAACAGCACCCGCGGCAACAAGGACTTCGACATGGGCGGCAGCCCCGTCGCCCAGGCGCCGGGCAGCTTCACCGACGCCGACTCCTTCGAGCCCCGGGACGCCGTCAAGGGCGACGTCGCGCGGATGCTGCTGTACATGGCGGTGCGCTACGACGGCGGGGACGGCTTCGCCGACCTGGAGCTGAACGACAGGGTGAACAACGGGACCGCCCCGCTCTTCGGGCGGATCAGCCTGCTGAAGCAGTGGAACCAGATGGACCCGCCGGACGCCTTCGAAAAGCGCCGCAACCAGGTCATCTACGACACCTACCAGCACAACCGCAACCCGTTCATCGACCACCCGGAGTGGGTCAACTCCATCTGGTAG